The sequence GTCCCGAGGTGCTTGATCCGGCCTTGCGCCGTCCAGGACGGTTCGATCGGCAAATTCTGGTCGATCGACCAGATAAATTGGGGCGGGAAGCGATTTTGTGTCTCCACGCAAAGAGTGTCAAGCTGGCAGATGATGTGAGTCTAAGTATGATTGCAGCCCGGACTTCTGGCTTTGCGGGGGCAGATCTGGCAAATTTGGTCAATGAAGCAGCCCTGTTGGCGGCGCGGCTGGAGCGATCGGCGGTAACCATGGCGGATTTTAATGAAGCGATCGAACGGGTGGTAGCAGGTCTGCAGAAGCGATCGCGGGTGCTGAATGAGATGGAAAAACGGACGGTCGCTTACCATGAGGTAGGCCATGCCCTAATTGGTGCAGTTATTCCCCATGCCGGTAAAGTTGAGAAGATTTCTATCATTCCGCGTGGGCTGGGAGCGTTAGGGTATACACTACAGATGCCGGAGGAAGATCGGTTTTTAATGACCGAATCGGAAATCCGGGGTCAACTGGCGATGCTGTTGGCTGGGCGAACGGCGGAAGAGTTGATTTTTGGAACGGTCTCTACAGGAGCCAGTGACGATATCCAAAAAGCCACGGATTTAGCGGAACGCTTTGTGACGCTGTATGGCATGAGTGCCAAACTTGGGCCGATCGCCTTTGACCGGAGTCAACAGAGCTTTCTAGAAGGATATCCGACTCCTCGACGGACTGTGAGCGATCGAGTAGCAGAAGCGATCGATACGGAGGTGAAGTTACTCATTGAAGGTGCCCATGGGGTCGCTAAAACCGTTTTGGCAACCAACCGGGGATTGCTGGAGACAATGGCAGAAACTCTACTCAAGTCGGAAGTTCTGGAAGGGGCAGATCTACAAACTCAGCTAGCTCAGGTGGTCAACTCCCCTCAAATGAAAGCTTGGCTAGCCAAGGGGACTGCCCAAACCAGTCTGCCAGATTTAGTGAACACGTACGGGGGCTGGTAGCAGGGTTGGGTTGAGAGGGAGGTTGTCTCTGGGATTGTCTGTTTGCACGGTAACTCGGCTCCTCCCTTCAGGATGATGGAGGTGAGATAAGGAGGTCAGTTAGTATGCCATTCTATTCCACCAGTGGTTTTCTTTATATCATTGTTCAAATTCTGTTCCTGATCAGTGTGTGCCTCGTTTGGTACTTCAATGGAGGTGGCGTGTGATGCAAAATCTATGGAAATCAGATAATCTCATTACCTATGTTCTGATTAAGTTGTTCGTGATCCTGCTACTCCTGTCAATTTTGTACCTGATGAGTTCCGATGGCTCGTTTTTCCACCCGTTCTACTTTTCTCCGTTCTTCGCTAGCTAGGGTGTTGTCTTCCAGGATCGAATCCTGACCCTGTAGTCCCTTCAGTCCCCCGATCGCTTCAGTTCCTCGATCTAAGGAGTATCCTCGAGCAAAATTAAGGATGCTGCCCCCGGTCTAGTTCGTCGATCGGTTGTTGGATGGCGTGACATTTTCTTTTAGACGTAACTTGACCAAACTTGACCAATGCTGTGCCATTTTATAAGAGTTTGAGCTGGCTGATGGGACTCAAGGCAAGAGAGGAATGGTGCGGCCTCCAGTTGTTTAAAAAACTTTTGCCACTAAATTTTGCCACTAGATTTTGCCACTAAATCTATTCGAGCTTTGCATGTCCAACAGCAATTGTTGGACATGTTCCTGTGTTGGACAGGCTCCTAGCATAGGTGCAGAAATAGAAATAGAGTACGGCTGCGGGGATTTGATGGGTCCAGGGTCGTTGGGGGCTCACCATTCATATCAGTATTCATGTCAGTATTGTTTTACTCACGGGTCCCATCTGCGTCATGCTGGGATACATCTTCCTTAATTCACCCTGATCCCCAGTCGTTGATTTATATTTTTTCAAAATTCTTATAGACTCGATTGTCATTGTATGGAAACTTTTAATGAATTAGTGATAGGAAGACGTAGCAATGGACTTAATGGAATGTGTATTTCTGTCATCATTCAGATTGGCTAATTCGGATCTAAAAGTTGGCCCCTTCGACATTTAAACTTGTGCTTGATCAGACTCCGTCCCACCATTAACTAATCTTCTAAAGAAATTCTTACCATGATTTAAGTGATGATTCAATTACTGCCTTACTTCATTTTGATCTCAATCTTACGACAGATTGACTGCCGCTCCAATCCTTCTTTAGTTGGATAAAAGATGGGCTACTCTTATAGATAAATTTGATGCTTAACTATTTAATAGATGAAATATAATGGGTTGGTCAATTATTTAACTATAAAGCGTTCTTGGTTGTAAGCCCAAAAAACTATAGTTAAGCAGGATTTTGCTGGATTGCTTCTTTTTTGGCTGATACAGTCAAACTGCTTTTTAAATTGTTCAAGAATCAGTCTCATGGTTTCTATAATTCTTTCGCTGGTTATATTTTTAGTGCGTATTGATGTCTCTTAAAACTTCTGCGGTATGCTGATGAAATCAATTTCATGAAATCAATTATCAAGCGCACTAAACAGTTTCAAGATTGTTATTAGAAGATTGCAAAATAAACTAAATATCATCAGGGAAAACACCATCCAAAGGTTTAAGAAACCGTAAACAGAGGTCTAACAATAAGATGCTGAAAGACTTCAAACGCATGCCAGTTTCCTCCAACCAGAGACCCAATAGAAGTATCAGATCTCGAATGTTGCAGTCATCTAGACCAAGCTCAGCACTGGCTAAACAGCACAGTGCCGAACTCGATAATTCTCTTGAAATTCAGGATAGTCAGGCATCTACTACCCACAGTCATGTGACTATTCTCAATGTCAATATCCACAATTTGACCTTTGATGATTTCCTGAAGCAGCTTCAGTGTGGGGTTGTTTTCACCCCCAATGTTGATCACATTATGAAGTTACAGCGAGATCCAGAATTTTTTAGAACTTATCAGTTGGCGGATTACAGGATTTGTGATAGCCAAATTTTGATCTATGCTTCAAAGTTTCTAGGCACTCCTATTCAAGAGAAGATTTCTGGGTCAGATCTGCTCCCGATTTTTTGCCGATATCATCGGGACAATGAAGAAATTAAAATCTTCCTTTTAGGGGGCGGTAAAGGTGTTGCCCAGGGTGCTCAGCAGAAGCTCAACCAAAAAGCCAGACGTTCTATTGTGGTTGCAGCTCATACCCCTTCCTTCGGATTTGAACAAAATGAAGCGGAGTGTTTAGAAATTGTTGACCGGATCAATCAATCCCAGGCCAATGTATTGGTGGTGGGTGTTGGGGCTCCTAAGCAGGAATTTTGGATTGTTAAGTATCGGGATCAACTGCCGAACATTGATATTTTTCTGGGACTGGGAGGTGCGATCGATTTCGTAGCGGGTGCCAAACCCCGATCGCCCGAGTGGATCAGTGAAGTTGGGCTGGAATGGCTCTATCGACTGATCTCGGAACCGAGGCGGTTATGGAAACGCTATTTGATTGATGATTTGCCATTTTTGGGACTTCTCCTCTTACAGAAACTGAAGCTTTATCGATCCCCCTTTAAACCTCAATGGTTCCGTCCCTAATCCCCACACCCATAATCCGGATCCCATCGAATAGTTTTCCGGTGTAATCAACAGCATCTACAGTGTGAGTGATCCTATGCGCGTCATTATTGTGGCTGAACATGCCTCGGCAAAGTTTGGTGGAGAGGCATTTTTGCCGCTCCATTATTTCCGTCTCTTGCGTCAACGGAATATTGACGTTTGGTTAGTGGTGCATGAACGGACGCGGTTAGAAATCGAACAGTTGTTTCCGGATGCCCACGATCGAACATATTTTGTGCCGGATACGTGGGTGCATTTGTTGCTATTTCGCCTGAGTCAGTTTTTGCCGCGGCGCATTGGAGAAGCCACTACAGGATTGCTCATGCACCTCCAGACCCAAGCTTTGCAACGCCGAGTAGTTCGTCACTTGGTTCACCAGCACCAAATTGATATCGTCCATGAACCGATTTCTGTATCTCCAAAGTTGCCGTCCTTGATGTACAACGTCGGTGCGCCGGTAGTTATGGGGCCGTTGAATGGGGGAATGAATTATCCCCCAGCCTTTCGAGATCGTCAAAGCCGAGTGGTAGATGCATTTTTAACCGTTGGACGTTGGGCTTCTACTGTAGCCAATTGGCTAATTCCTGGGCGACTACGGGCGAAAGTTGTCCTTGTTGCCAACGATCGCACCCGCAGATCGTTACCCCAGGGTATCCAAGGCAAAGTTCTGGAACTGGTGGAAAATGGGGTTGATCTCACCATTTGGCCCGCTACAGAGCAGGCCAGTCCCCCGCAATCATCCGTTCCCAGATTCGTCTATGTTGGCCGTTTAATTGATTGGAAAGGTCTTGATTTGCTGTTGGCAGCCTTTCGCCCCGTTGCTGATGCGACCGGAGCTACTCTGGAAATTATTGGCGATGGTGCAATTCGGGAAAGCTTGGAGGCCCAAGCCCAAGCTTTTGGCTTACGGGATCAGGTCATTTTCCAAGGTTGGTTATCGCAGCCAGCCTGTGCCGCACGACTGCAACAGGCGGATGTATTTGTTTTGCCAAGCTTGCTGGAATGCGGTGGAGCGGTTGTTTTGGAGGCTATGGCGATCGGGTTGCCCGTCATTGCAACAGCTTGGGGCGGGCCGATGGATTATCTCACCCCCGACTGTGGCATTTTGGTGGAGCCCACTTCGCCTGGGGGCTTTGTGCAAGGGTTAACCGAAGCTATGCTGCACTTAGCGCAATCTTCTGAACTACGATCGCACATGGGTCAAGCGGCTCGGCAACGGGCAGAACAGCAGTTTGATTGGGAGCGGAAAGTCGATCGCATGATTGAGATTTATCAGCAGACCATTGAACTTCCACAAGCCACACCTCGTCTTGTGGCTACCATGTCCTCCGACAGGGTCTAATTGTGCAAGGTGCAATCTGACTCTTTTAGCCTCTGAATATTTGGGAGATTCCCGTTGAATTATCACATTGCCCTTAGCCGATCGATCGATTTCGCAACTATTGCCCAGGAAGCAGCGACCGAACAAGGCCCGCGCCATGCTATGGGTGTTTTATGTGACAAATTAGATGCGGTTGTGCATCATCCCAACCATAAATCAATTGGACTCTCAGATAAACTGTGGTCAAAAGTTGCAGGTACGCCGCAAAGCTGGTCGTTGGCGCGTCGTTTGGCCAATACATTAACCTCGGAAGATGTCATCTTTTGTACTGGGGAAGACATTGGGATTCCGATCTCGGCCTGCTGTGGGAACCGTGCTGATCGACCTAAAATTGCGATGTTCATTCACAATCTCGATCGACCTCGGGGGTTTCTCTCCGCCAAGCTTTTTGATCTTGGCCATCGAGTTGATTTATTCATTACGAATGCCCCAGCCCAAGCTCGTTTTCTTCAGCAGCGTCTAGGGATTCCCACTTCAAAAATTTTCCTGTTAACTGAGCATATTGATACGCAATTCTTCGTTCCTGGAAAACCCAATTGTCAGACAGCTAAGCCTGTCATTGCCAGTGTGGGGTTAGAAAATCGGGATTATCGAACGATCGCCCAAGCCACCCAGGATTTACCTGTTGATGTGCGCATTAGTGGGTTTTCCCGTGATGCCAAAGTGTTGGCCCGCGCATTTCCCAAAGTTATGCCTGCTAACATGAGCCGAAAATTTTATCCATGGCCGGAGTTACGACAGCTTTATTGGAATGCCGATTTAGTCATTGTCAGTTTGGTGGAAAATAAATTCTGCGCAGGCTTGACGGCCATCCTGGAAGCAATCGCCTGTGCTAAACCTTTGATCATTACTCATACCCAAGGCTTATCAGGCTATCTCCAACAAATTGCCCCCGTTTGCGTGGTCGATCCAGGTGATGTTATGGGGATGCAGCAAGCTATTTTAAGGGTTTTAAGCAATTTGGATCACGAACAGGAGCTGGCGCGGCAACGAAGAGTAAAGCTGCTTCAACAACACACTATGGAGCATTACATTGACACATTGGCTGCACAACTTATGTCCATTGCTCCGACATCTTTTTTCCCGAAAGGTCAGGAGCTACTAAGGGATATGACCTAGTCATACCAATTAGTAGCCAATTGTAGCCAACCTTCGCACTACGCTTGCCTAAGATCCCCAAAGTTCTAACTTCCTGAGCCTTTTAAAAAGACACTATTACTCCAAAAGTCTAAGAACAAATGTGGGGGTTCGTTATTGGGTGCTCCCTTCATTGCATCCTTCAAACGGCGAATTAAGTATGCTCCCATCCACAAGGCATCCGTGGCTGCTGCGTATAGCCAACCATGGTTTTTTAGAAAGTAACGACGACGGGAATTAAACCAGTACTGGGGACGACGTTTGGTCGGTTTGGTTGCCACCATGCCAGAGCTTTGCCCCACAAGGTGAATCACCCGACTTTGGGGAACATACCAGCAAGACCAGCCTTGCGTTTGGGCTTGACGACAGAAATCGACTTCTTCGAAGTACATGAAGTACTTTTCATCGAGTAAACCTGCGGTTTCAAAGACTTCACGCCGCACTAAGATACTTGCCCCAGACAACCAATCGGTTGGACAGGTTTCTGTCACGATCGGCGGCGCAACTTCCCAAGCTTTCAAAAGTCGTGTCACAAACCCTAAATGCAAGCCATAATCCAGTTCACTCCACAGGCTGGGAAAACGAAAGGCAGAATGTTGAGGCGTGCCATCTAGATTTTCCAAGCGACTTCCCGCTAGTCCTACCGTGGGATGCCGATCCATAAAGTTAATCAAGGCGGTTAAGCCGTTTGGATGGACGATCGTATCTGGATTTAATAGCCAAATGTACTGCGGAGGACGCGGAGCTGCTAAGGCAACTCGAATGGCTGCATTATTACCAAAGGCAAACCCTCCATTGCGATCGAGAGGCATCAGGGAAACCCAACTGGCCCATTGATATTCAGCGATCGCTGCTGCAATTTTGTCTACGGAGCCGTCCTGGGAATCATTATCCGTTACCACAACATGGGCACCAGGAACTGCCTCGATTTCCGGCTGTAGCGATCGTAGACTATCGATCGTTAACTCCGGTGTGCGATAGTTGACAATCACAACTAACAGACGGCTACAATCTCGTTGGCTAAGTAAAATGGTCATTGAAAGAATCCTGTCAATTTATCAAGAGTTCCATCACTGAAGGTGGAAGTACGGATAAAGATATTGAAGTCAAGCAGGAGAACAGTTCATCAAACACCACAGCTACCAACTAAACTTTTTCTTGAGATTCAGAAAAGGCATTTCGTAGAAACGATAACTTAGCTCAGAGATCGCAATCGAAGCCAGAGAGCCTGTGATAAAAAGTGGTAGTGGTAAAGTTATCTGCATGTAACTCTGAGCTACTTGTACAATAGCCCCAACAATTGAAAAGATCCAGAGATGATAGAGATATATTCCATAGCTGATTTGTCCAACCCTAACCACAGGTGGATAGCTGAGTAGAGATTTTAGACAATGGTCTTCCCTCATAACTAAACTGC comes from Alkalinema sp. FACHB-956 and encodes:
- the ftsH gene encoding ATP-dependent zinc metalloprotease FtsH translates to MPVNTQGDRPSQLPKPKQIGGSLLLWLSLLLLINSLLFRQPPYVRKPYSEFIQQVQAGQVAKAEVGSDRIIYTLKGSQENAAKLITTPVVNDLELPKILRDHQVEFSALSSSELNWIFTLLGWILPPLLFFSLWSWFMGRGDLGGSALTVGKSNARIYAEGNTGVTFDDVAGVDEAKVELQEIVDFLKNAEKYARLGAKIPKGVLLIGPPGTGKTLLAKAIAGEAGVPFFSISGSEFIELFVGVGAARVRDLFDQAKNQAPCIVFIDELDALGKSRATGGPMLGGNDEREQTLNQLLSEMDGFDPNTGVILLAATNRPEVLDPALRRPGRFDRQILVDRPDKLGREAILCLHAKSVKLADDVSLSMIAARTSGFAGADLANLVNEAALLAARLERSAVTMADFNEAIERVVAGLQKRSRVLNEMEKRTVAYHEVGHALIGAVIPHAGKVEKISIIPRGLGALGYTLQMPEEDRFLMTESEIRGQLAMLLAGRTAEELIFGTVSTGASDDIQKATDLAERFVTLYGMSAKLGPIAFDRSQQSFLEGYPTPRRTVSDRVAEAIDTEVKLLIEGAHGVAKTVLATNRGLLETMAETLLKSEVLEGADLQTQLAQVVNSPQMKAWLAKGTAQTSLPDLVNTYGGW
- a CDS encoding WecB/TagA/CpsF family glycosyltransferase, with protein sequence MLQSSRPSSALAKQHSAELDNSLEIQDSQASTTHSHVTILNVNIHNLTFDDFLKQLQCGVVFTPNVDHIMKLQRDPEFFRTYQLADYRICDSQILIYASKFLGTPIQEKISGSDLLPIFCRYHRDNEEIKIFLLGGGKGVAQGAQQKLNQKARRSIVVAAHTPSFGFEQNEAECLEIVDRINQSQANVLVVGVGAPKQEFWIVKYRDQLPNIDIFLGLGGAIDFVAGAKPRSPEWISEVGLEWLYRLISEPRRLWKRYLIDDLPFLGLLLLQKLKLYRSPFKPQWFRP
- a CDS encoding glycosyltransferase family 4 protein, giving the protein MRVIIVAEHASAKFGGEAFLPLHYFRLLRQRNIDVWLVVHERTRLEIEQLFPDAHDRTYFVPDTWVHLLLFRLSQFLPRRIGEATTGLLMHLQTQALQRRVVRHLVHQHQIDIVHEPISVSPKLPSLMYNVGAPVVMGPLNGGMNYPPAFRDRQSRVVDAFLTVGRWASTVANWLIPGRLRAKVVLVANDRTRRSLPQGIQGKVLELVENGVDLTIWPATEQASPPQSSVPRFVYVGRLIDWKGLDLLLAAFRPVADATGATLEIIGDGAIRESLEAQAQAFGLRDQVIFQGWLSQPACAARLQQADVFVLPSLLECGGAVVLEAMAIGLPVIATAWGGPMDYLTPDCGILVEPTSPGGFVQGLTEAMLHLAQSSELRSHMGQAARQRAEQQFDWERKVDRMIEIYQQTIELPQATPRLVATMSSDRV
- a CDS encoding glycosyltransferase family 4 protein — protein: MNYHIALSRSIDFATIAQEAATEQGPRHAMGVLCDKLDAVVHHPNHKSIGLSDKLWSKVAGTPQSWSLARRLANTLTSEDVIFCTGEDIGIPISACCGNRADRPKIAMFIHNLDRPRGFLSAKLFDLGHRVDLFITNAPAQARFLQQRLGIPTSKIFLLTEHIDTQFFVPGKPNCQTAKPVIASVGLENRDYRTIAQATQDLPVDVRISGFSRDAKVLARAFPKVMPANMSRKFYPWPELRQLYWNADLVIVSLVENKFCAGLTAILEAIACAKPLIITHTQGLSGYLQQIAPVCVVDPGDVMGMQQAILRVLSNLDHEQELARQRRVKLLQQHTMEHYIDTLAAQLMSIAPTSFFPKGQELLRDMT
- a CDS encoding glycosyltransferase family 2 protein; amino-acid sequence: MTILLSQRDCSRLLVVIVNYRTPELTIDSLRSLQPEIEAVPGAHVVVTDNDSQDGSVDKIAAAIAEYQWASWVSLMPLDRNGGFAFGNNAAIRVALAAPRPPQYIWLLNPDTIVHPNGLTALINFMDRHPTVGLAGSRLENLDGTPQHSAFRFPSLWSELDYGLHLGFVTRLLKAWEVAPPIVTETCPTDWLSGASILVRREVFETAGLLDEKYFMYFEEVDFCRQAQTQGWSCWYVPQSRVIHLVGQSSGMVATKPTKRRPQYWFNSRRRYFLKNHGWLYAAATDALWMGAYLIRRLKDAMKGAPNNEPPHLFLDFWSNSVFLKGSGS